One genomic segment of Pseudonocardia sp. T1-2H includes these proteins:
- a CDS encoding TIGR03085 family metal-binding protein, whose product MSLASTERAALCDEFESSGPDRPTLCKGWTSRDLLAHLLVRERQPWAAPGILVPALAPLAEKAMQGYANTSWESMIRDLRDGAPPWSPYRIGKVDEVANGAEFFVHHEDVRRGEPGWEPRPADPERDAELWNLVTRMGKILFRRSPVGVVLRRPEGAMHVVKTGSGMVTLVGEPGSSCCTRSAGTRRTSRSKARSPTSRRTRRHRGGCSASPPSGRLRSPPAGPGGTVNP is encoded by the coding sequence GTGAGCCTTGCCAGCACCGAGCGTGCCGCCCTCTGCGACGAGTTCGAGTCCTCCGGCCCGGACCGGCCGACCCTCTGCAAGGGCTGGACCAGCCGCGATCTCCTCGCCCACCTGCTCGTCCGGGAGCGCCAGCCGTGGGCCGCGCCCGGGATCCTCGTCCCCGCGCTGGCCCCGCTGGCGGAGAAGGCGATGCAGGGCTACGCGAACACGTCCTGGGAGTCGATGATCCGCGACCTGCGCGACGGCGCGCCGCCGTGGTCCCCGTACAGGATCGGGAAGGTCGACGAGGTGGCGAACGGCGCCGAGTTCTTCGTCCACCACGAGGACGTCCGCCGCGGCGAGCCCGGCTGGGAGCCCCGCCCGGCCGACCCCGAGCGGGACGCCGAGCTGTGGAACCTGGTCACGCGGATGGGCAAGATCCTCTTCCGGCGCAGCCCCGTCGGGGTCGTGCTGAGGCGCCCCGAGGGTGCGATGCACGTCGTCAAGACCGGCTCGGGGATGGTGACGCTCGTCGGCGAGCCGGGGAGCTCGTGCTGCACGCGTTCGGCCGGGACGCGACGAACGTCGAGGTCGAAGGCCCGGTCGCCGACGTCGAGGCGTACGAGGCGGCACCGCGGGGGTTGTAGCGCGTCTCCGCCGTCCGGTCGGCTCAGGTCTCCGCCTGCCGGCCCGGGCGGTACCGTCAACCCATGA
- the dapA gene encoding 4-hydroxy-tetrahydrodipicolinate synthase, with the protein MSPTPALPRPPGRPFGQVLTAMVTPFDAEGELDLAKAEELATHLVDLGNDGLVVNGTTGEGPTTTDQEKSELVRAVVSAVGDRATVVAGAGTYDTRHSVHLAREAEKAGAHGLLVVTPYYSRPPQSGLLLHFTAVADATDLPVMLYDIPPRSVIPIELETLQRLAQHPRILAVKDARNDLRVGTEVLATTTLAYYSGDDPVNLPWLSVGAVGFVSVIGHVVADRLRVMLDAYEAGEHDRARNLHYAMLPLLRAMGRVGGAVFAKTALGLVGVDVGEPRLPLPPATEEQVAAIAGDLMAAGVALDPDRVPGRVAPGHGALGTRTPTDLGAEVAYR; encoded by the coding sequence ATGAGCCCGACCCCAGCGCTGCCGCGGCCCCCAGGCCGACCGTTCGGCCAGGTGCTGACCGCGATGGTCACACCGTTCGACGCCGAGGGCGAGCTGGATCTGGCCAAGGCCGAGGAGCTCGCCACCCATCTGGTGGACCTCGGCAACGACGGCCTCGTCGTCAACGGCACCACCGGCGAGGGCCCGACCACCACCGACCAGGAGAAGTCCGAGCTGGTCCGGGCCGTGGTCAGCGCCGTGGGAGACCGGGCCACGGTCGTCGCGGGCGCCGGGACCTACGACACGCGGCACAGCGTGCACCTGGCCCGGGAGGCGGAGAAGGCGGGCGCGCACGGGCTGCTCGTCGTCACGCCGTACTACTCGCGGCCGCCGCAGTCCGGCCTGCTGCTGCACTTCACGGCGGTCGCGGACGCGACGGACCTGCCGGTGATGCTCTACGACATCCCGCCGCGCAGCGTCATCCCGATCGAGCTGGAGACCCTGCAGCGGCTCGCCCAGCACCCCCGGATCCTCGCGGTGAAGGACGCGCGCAACGACCTGCGCGTCGGCACCGAGGTGCTGGCCACGACCACGCTCGCCTACTACTCCGGGGACGACCCGGTGAACCTGCCGTGGCTCTCCGTCGGGGCGGTCGGGTTCGTCAGTGTGATCGGGCACGTCGTCGCGGACCGGCTCCGGGTCATGCTCGACGCGTACGAGGCGGGCGAGCACGACCGCGCCCGCAACCTGCACTACGCGATGCTGCCGCTGCTGCGGGCCATGGGCCGCGTCGGCGGGGCCGTGTTCGCCAAGACCGCGCTCGGGCTGGTCGGCGTGGACGTCGGCGAACCGCGGCTGCCGCTGCCGCCCGCCACGGAGGAGCAGGTCGCCGCGATCGCGGGCGACCTCATGGCCGCCGGCGTCGCGCTGGACCCGGACCGCGTGCCGGGCCGCGTCGCCCCCGGGCACGGTGCCCTCGGCACCCGCACCCCTACGGACCTGGGGGCCGAGGTCGCGTACCGCTGA
- a CDS encoding ribonuclease J: MFALGGIGEIGRNMTVFEYEDRLMVVDCGVLFPAEDSPGVDLILPDFRAIEDRLDDIDVLVLTHGHEDHIGAVPFLLRQKPDLLVVGSRFTLALVAAKCKEHRLTPHLLEVKEGDRLNHGPWDCEYFAVNHSIPDALAVAIRTPAGLVLHTGDIKLDQLPLDGRLTDLAGFSRLGDEGVDLFLVDSTNADVPGFVTPERDIGPVISDVFAKAPSRIIVACFASHVHRVQQVIDAAAAHGRKVCFAGRSMVRNMALAGELGLLNVPDGLLVDLDDAMRLPDDQLVLVSTGSQGEPLSALSRMAHGEHRSVIIRPEDTIVLASSLIPGNETAIFAVINGLTRLGATVVHQGNAKVHVSGHSPAGELLFLFNAVRPSNVMPVHGEWRHLRANSALAVKTGVAEANVVIAEDGVVVDLVDGKAAITGKVEVGRVYVDGNQVGDIGETTLGDRLVLGEGGFISITVAIDGTTGRAVSRPSLSGRGFSDDPKALDAVLPLVEDELSRTENEGITDTHRIAQSVRRVVGKWVGETYRRRPMIVPTVIAV, translated from the coding sequence GTGTTCGCGCTCGGCGGCATCGGCGAGATCGGCCGCAACATGACCGTCTTCGAGTACGAGGACCGGCTCATGGTCGTCGACTGCGGGGTGCTGTTCCCCGCCGAGGACTCGCCCGGCGTCGACCTGATCCTCCCGGACTTCCGGGCGATCGAGGACCGTCTCGACGACATCGACGTCCTGGTCCTCACCCACGGCCACGAGGACCACATCGGCGCGGTGCCGTTCCTGCTGCGGCAGAAGCCGGACCTGCTCGTCGTCGGGTCGAGGTTCACGCTCGCGCTGGTCGCGGCCAAGTGCAAGGAGCACCGGCTCACCCCGCACCTGCTCGAGGTCAAGGAGGGCGACCGGCTCAACCACGGGCCGTGGGACTGCGAGTACTTCGCGGTCAACCACTCCATCCCGGACGCGCTGGCCGTCGCCATCCGCACGCCTGCGGGCCTCGTCCTGCACACCGGTGACATCAAGCTGGACCAGCTCCCGCTCGACGGCCGGCTCACGGACCTGGCCGGGTTCTCCCGGCTCGGCGACGAGGGCGTGGACCTGTTCCTGGTGGACTCCACCAACGCGGACGTCCCCGGGTTCGTCACCCCCGAGCGGGACATCGGACCGGTCATCTCCGACGTCTTCGCGAAGGCGCCGTCGCGGATCATCGTGGCCTGCTTCGCGAGCCACGTGCACCGCGTCCAGCAGGTCATCGACGCCGCGGCGGCGCACGGCCGCAAGGTCTGCTTCGCCGGCCGGTCGATGGTCCGCAACATGGCGCTCGCGGGCGAGCTCGGCCTGCTCAACGTGCCGGACGGCCTGCTCGTCGACCTCGACGACGCCATGCGCCTTCCGGACGACCAGCTGGTCCTCGTCTCGACGGGCTCCCAGGGCGAGCCGCTCTCGGCGCTGTCCCGGATGGCCCACGGCGAGCACCGCAGCGTGATCATCCGGCCCGAGGACACGATCGTGCTGGCCAGCTCGCTCATCCCGGGCAACGAGACCGCGATCTTCGCGGTGATCAACGGGCTGACCCGGCTCGGCGCGACCGTCGTGCACCAGGGGAACGCCAAGGTGCACGTGTCCGGCCACTCGCCGGCCGGTGAGCTGCTGTTCCTCTTCAACGCCGTGCGCCCGAGCAACGTCATGCCGGTGCACGGCGAGTGGCGGCACCTGCGGGCGAACTCCGCGCTGGCCGTCAAGACGGGGGTGGCCGAGGCGAACGTGGTCATCGCCGAGGACGGCGTGGTCGTCGACCTGGTGGACGGCAAGGCCGCGATCACCGGCAAGGTCGAGGTCGGCCGCGTGTACGTCGACGGCAACCAGGTCGGGGACATCGGCGAGACGACGCTGGGGGACCGGCTCGTCCTCGGCGAGGGCGGCTTCATCTCGATCACCGTCGCGATCGACGGGACGACGGGCCGCGCGGTCTCCCGTCCCTCGCTCTCCGGCCGCGGCTTCTCCGACGACCCCAAGGCGCTCGACGCCGTCCTCCCGCTGGTGGAGGACGAGCTGTCCCGCACCGAGAACGAGGGCATCACGGACACGCACCGGATCGCGCAGAGCGTGCGCCGGGTCGTGGGCAAGTGGGTCGGCGAGACCTACCGCCGCCGCCCGATGATCGTCCCGACGGTCATCGCCGTCTAG
- a CDS encoding PDR/VanB family oxidoreductase: MENEFELRLDRKETVADGVVRLTLRSPDGADLPEWEPGAHLDLALGALIRQYSLCGDPRDRSVLQVAVLREPTGRGGSAHVHDLLAEGDAVRVRGPRNHFRLVEAKRYLFLAGGIGITPILPMIAAAEEAGAEWRLVYGGRTRASMAFAGSLVAEYPDRVEICPQDETGLLDLDGLLAEPDPDAAVYCCGPEPLLLAVEERCARWPDDALHVERFAPKEGATDGPSESFEVELAQTGTVLTVPADRSVLEVIEDSGVPVLSSCQEGTCGTCETAVLAGAVDHRDSLLTDEEQAANDTMFVCVSRAAPGCPRLTLDL; the protein is encoded by the coding sequence ATGGAGAACGAGTTCGAGCTGCGGCTCGACCGCAAGGAGACCGTGGCCGACGGTGTCGTCCGGCTGACCCTGCGCTCGCCGGACGGGGCCGACCTCCCCGAGTGGGAGCCCGGCGCGCATCTCGACCTCGCGCTGGGCGCGCTGATCAGGCAGTACTCGCTGTGCGGGGACCCGCGGGACCGCTCCGTCCTGCAGGTCGCGGTGCTGCGCGAGCCCACGGGCCGGGGCGGTTCGGCCCATGTCCACGACCTGCTCGCCGAGGGCGACGCCGTCCGGGTGCGGGGGCCGCGGAACCACTTCCGGCTCGTCGAGGCGAAGCGGTACCTGTTCCTCGCGGGCGGCATCGGGATCACACCGATCCTGCCGATGATCGCCGCCGCCGAGGAGGCCGGCGCGGAGTGGCGGCTGGTCTACGGCGGTCGGACCCGGGCGTCGATGGCGTTCGCGGGTTCCCTGGTCGCGGAGTACCCGGACCGCGTGGAGATCTGCCCGCAGGACGAGACGGGCCTCCTCGACCTCGACGGCCTGCTCGCCGAGCCCGACCCGGACGCGGCCGTCTACTGCTGCGGTCCCGAGCCGCTGCTGCTCGCCGTCGAGGAGCGGTGCGCGAGGTGGCCGGACGACGCGCTGCACGTCGAACGGTTCGCCCCGAAGGAGGGCGCGACCGACGGGCCGTCCGAGTCCTTCGAGGTGGAGCTGGCGCAGACCGGCACGGTGCTGACGGTGCCGGCGGACCGCTCGGTCCTGGAGGTGATCGAGGACTCCGGCGTGCCGGTGCTCTCGTCCTGCCAGGAGGGCACCTGCGGCACCTGCGAGACGGCGGTCCTGGCGGGCGCGGTCGACCACCGGGACTCACTGCTGACGGACGAGGAGCAGGCCGCGAACGACACAATGTTCGTCTGCGTCTCCCGGGCCGCCCCGGGCTGCCCCCGCCTCACCCTGGACCTGTAA
- a CDS encoding aromatic ring-hydroxylating dioxygenase subunit alpha, with translation MSAIPRNQWYVAAYGREISHELFSRTICDEPILFWRTEAGSVTATSDRCVHRRFPLSQAPSRLVGDQVVCGYHGFTYGADGKCVAVPGQTRVPRTARLTSYPVVEQDSFVWVWIGDPALADASRIPRVPYLDAAGWTTVSGREPLAARFSLLVDNLLDLSHETYLHGGYIGTPEVASTPITTEVDDEAGVIYVSRHMDDAECPPFYSRSTGLEGRIARWQDIEYTPPCLYKLHSRIAPVGSVPNPDGTDPDAFHVEVVYAITPETENSTHDFWAVARDFALDDAEVSAFLAENNRTVVLQDVEALDVLEKVIATEPQGYQELSINIDTGGLAARRMLARMAGARDEATTR, from the coding sequence ATGAGCGCGATCCCGCGCAACCAGTGGTACGTGGCCGCCTACGGCCGGGAGATCTCCCACGAGCTCTTCTCCCGCACCATCTGCGACGAGCCCATCCTCTTCTGGCGCACCGAGGCCGGCTCCGTGACCGCGACGTCGGACCGCTGCGTGCACCGCCGCTTCCCGCTGTCCCAGGCGCCGAGCCGGCTCGTCGGGGACCAGGTCGTCTGCGGGTACCACGGGTTCACCTACGGCGCGGACGGCAAGTGCGTCGCCGTGCCGGGGCAGACCCGGGTGCCGCGCACGGCCCGGCTGACCAGCTACCCCGTCGTCGAGCAGGACTCGTTCGTCTGGGTGTGGATCGGGGACCCGGCGCTCGCCGACGCGTCCCGTATCCCGCGGGTGCCCTACCTCGACGCGGCCGGCTGGACGACCGTCAGCGGCCGCGAGCCCCTCGCCGCGCGGTTCTCGCTGCTCGTCGACAACCTGCTCGACCTCTCGCACGAGACCTACCTGCACGGCGGCTACATCGGCACGCCCGAGGTCGCGAGCACGCCGATCACCACCGAGGTCGACGACGAGGCGGGCGTCATCTACGTCAGCCGGCACATGGACGACGCCGAGTGCCCGCCCTTCTACTCCCGGTCCACCGGCCTGGAGGGGCGGATCGCCCGCTGGCAGGACATCGAGTACACCCCGCCGTGCCTCTACAAGCTGCACAGCCGGATCGCGCCGGTCGGCTCCGTGCCGAACCCGGACGGCACCGACCCGGACGCGTTCCACGTCGAGGTCGTCTACGCGATCACACCGGAGACGGAGAACTCGACGCACGACTTCTGGGCCGTCGCGCGGGACTTCGCGCTCGACGACGCCGAGGTCTCGGCGTTCCTCGCCGAGAACAACCGGACCGTGGTGCTGCAGGACGTCGAGGCGCTCGACGTGCTGGAGAAGGTCATCGCGACCGAGCCGCAGGGCTACCAGGAGCTGTCGATCAACATCGACACCGGCGGGCTCGCGGCGCGGCGGATGCTGGCCCGGATGGCCGGTGCGCGGGACGAGGCGACGACCCGGTGA
- a CDS encoding MFS transporter has product MSSSPASLRATLDDSPMRRFQWAAVAVCVLLNMLDGFDVLVMAFTGKSVSTEFGLNGAQLGLLLSAGLVGMALGALFLAPFADRIGRRPMILTCLAVASAGMLLSAASQSSTQLGLLRVLTGIGIGGILASSNVVAAEYASKRWRGLAVSLNSTGYALGATLGGLLAVVLISEFGWRSVFLFGGVATAVSIPLVMLTLPESLDFLLTRRPARALGKVNALARRLGQPELTELPQPAATGGVGSGFKRLLEPGMRRTTLLMWGAFFLVMAGFYFVTSWTPTLLVQAGMSATQGLTGGTLLNLGGIFGATLLGALAARWTLRAVLTTYLVATAVMLAVFIAASSSLTVAFALGFLVGLFVNGCVAGLYALTPAIYGPDVRTTGVGTAIGIGRIGAILSPTAAGALLDAGWTPQNLYLAVGVVFVATAVLLLFLRPASSGAREAAPAVVANPS; this is encoded by the coding sequence GTGTCCTCTTCACCTGCTTCTCTGCGGGCCACGCTCGACGACAGCCCGATGCGCCGCTTCCAGTGGGCCGCCGTCGCCGTCTGCGTCCTGCTGAACATGCTCGACGGCTTCGACGTCCTGGTCATGGCCTTCACCGGCAAGTCCGTCTCGACGGAGTTCGGCCTGAACGGCGCCCAGCTCGGCCTGCTGCTCTCGGCGGGCCTGGTCGGGATGGCGCTGGGCGCGCTGTTCCTCGCGCCCTTCGCGGACCGGATCGGGCGCCGTCCGATGATCCTGACCTGCCTCGCCGTGGCGAGCGCCGGGATGCTGCTGTCGGCCGCGAGCCAGTCGTCGACCCAGCTCGGCCTCCTGCGGGTCCTGACCGGGATCGGCATCGGCGGCATCCTGGCCAGCAGCAACGTCGTCGCGGCCGAGTACGCGTCGAAGCGCTGGCGCGGCCTGGCCGTCAGCCTGAACTCCACCGGCTACGCGCTCGGCGCGACGCTCGGCGGGCTCCTCGCCGTCGTGCTGATCTCGGAGTTCGGCTGGCGCTCGGTCTTCCTGTTCGGCGGCGTCGCGACGGCCGTCTCCATCCCGCTGGTCATGCTGACGCTGCCCGAGTCCCTGGACTTCCTGCTGACCCGCCGTCCGGCCCGCGCGCTCGGCAAGGTCAACGCGCTGGCCCGCAGGCTCGGGCAGCCGGAGCTCACCGAACTGCCCCAGCCCGCCGCGACCGGGGGCGTCGGCTCCGGGTTCAAGCGGCTGCTCGAGCCCGGGATGCGCCGGACGACGCTCCTGATGTGGGGCGCATTCTTCCTGGTCATGGCCGGGTTCTACTTCGTGACGAGCTGGACGCCGACACTGCTCGTCCAGGCCGGGATGTCCGCCACCCAAGGCCTCACCGGCGGCACGCTGCTCAACCTCGGCGGCATCTTCGGGGCCACGCTGCTCGGTGCGCTCGCCGCCCGCTGGACGCTGCGCGCCGTCCTGACGACCTACCTGGTAGCGACCGCGGTCATGCTCGCGGTGTTCATCGCGGCGAGCTCGTCGTTGACGGTGGCGTTCGCGCTCGGCTTCCTGGTCGGGCTGTTCGTCAACGGCTGCGTCGCCGGCCTCTACGCGCTGACGCCGGCGATCTACGGACCGGACGTGCGGACCACCGGCGTCGGCACCGCGATCGGCATCGGCCGGATCGGCGCGATCCTCTCCCCCACCGCGGCCGGCGCCCTGCTCGACGCCGGCTGGACGCCGCAGAACCTCTACCTCGCCGTCGGGGTGGTCTTCGTCGCCACCGCGGTCCTGCTCCTGTTCCTCCGCCCGGCGTCGTCCGGTGCCCGCGAGGCCGCACCCGCGGTCGTCGCCAACCCGAGCTGA
- a CDS encoding IclR family transcriptional regulator, whose protein sequence is MSLSELARQAGLPVSTVHRMVGELVEWGALERGADGGYRVGLRLWELGALAPRGPGLRERALPFLEDLSLITRENVQLAVREGTEVVFVERIAATGAVRVLTRVGGRFALTATGVGLVLLAHAPVDVQDEVLGAPISRHTSRTVTDPDVLRHLLADVRTNGFAISDRQVTMDALSVAAPVQDRTGQVVAAVSLVVRYGSASAHSLVPLVRTSARAISRALAD, encoded by the coding sequence ATGAGCCTCAGCGAGCTCGCCCGGCAGGCCGGGCTGCCCGTGTCGACGGTGCACCGGATGGTCGGCGAGCTCGTCGAGTGGGGCGCGCTCGAGCGTGGCGCGGACGGCGGCTACCGCGTCGGGCTGAGGCTCTGGGAGCTCGGCGCGCTCGCCCCGCGCGGCCCCGGCCTGCGGGAACGCGCGCTCCCGTTCCTCGAGGACCTGTCGCTGATCACCCGGGAGAACGTCCAGCTCGCGGTTCGGGAGGGCACCGAGGTCGTGTTCGTCGAACGGATCGCGGCGACCGGCGCGGTGCGGGTGCTCACCCGGGTCGGCGGCCGCTTCGCCCTGACGGCGACGGGCGTCGGCCTGGTCCTGCTGGCGCACGCCCCGGTCGACGTGCAGGACGAGGTGCTCGGCGCCCCGATCTCCCGGCACACGTCCCGCACGGTCACCGACCCCGACGTGCTGCGGCACCTGCTCGCCGACGTCCGGACGAACGGGTTCGCGATCAGCGACCGCCAGGTCACGATGGACGCGCTGTCCGTCGCCGCCCCGGTCCAGGACCGGACCGGGCAGGTCGTCGCGGCCGTCTCGCTGGTCGTCCGGTACGGGAGCGCCTCCGCGCACTCGCTGGTCCCGCTGGTCCGGACCAGCGCCCGGGCGATCTCCCGAGCCCTCGCCGACTAG